Genomic segment of Synergistaceae bacterium DZ-S4:
ACCTTGCATGCCTGCCCTTTTCGCCGAAAAGTTCAACAAGGAGCTCGGAGGCTCCGTCAATTACATATGGCTGCTCCGTGAAATCAGGAGTACTGTTCACGAACCCGTGAATGCTTACTATCCTTTCGATCCGGTCAAGATCACCAACTGCATTTTTCAGGACAGAAATAAGGTTTACAGCAGTTGCCCTTGCAGCCTCTTTGGCTTTCTCCTTTGAAATGCCGTCTCCGACCTTGCCGATATAGTCGATGTACTTTCCTTTTATGCTTGGTCCCTGTCCCGAAACATATACCAGATTTCCTGCCCTCACAAAAGGAACATAACTGCCGATCGGCCTGATGTCGGTAAAAAGCTCTATTCCCAGTTCCTTCAATCTTTCTTCAGATGTCATCCCAATCACCTTTTTAATAAGAAATATTTACCGTTACATCCAATTGTAACGAGGCACCGAGCTGATGTAAACAAATTAAAAAGAATTCTTGACTTTTTGACGCTGAGTCATTAGAATTTCCGGAAACTTATCAAAGGAGGAAGCGCAATGAATAAAAAAAGCGGCAATAACACGTTGATGTGCTGCATGATGATGCGCAGGAGTGCCTTTGGAGTTTATTACGGCAGTTCGCGGTCCTGATTTGGCGCGAGATCCGATAAAAACTACTAAGGCAGTCCATTTAACGTATGGGCTGCCTTTTTTATTAGCATCAAATAACTGAAAGGGGGCATACAAATGCCTATTAAGATACCGGACAGTCTCCCTGCGACACAGACGCTTCTGAATGAAAATATTTTCGTTATGGATGAACTCCGTGCGGCCAAACAGGACATAAGGCCGCTTCAGGTAGCACTGCTCAATCTCATGCCTACCAAGATAGAAACGGAGACGCAGTTCGCGCGGCTGCTTGGCAACACCCCTCTCCAGGTGGAGCTCACGCTTCTGCAGACTGCGACTTATGAGGCAAAAAACACCAGTCGGGAGCATCTTCTCTCCTTTTATCAGACATTTGACCAGGTCTGCGGGAGGAAGTTTGACGGACTTGTCATAACCGGAGCTCCGGTGGAACTGTTGGAATTTGAGGATGTCGAATACTGGGACGAACTGTGCAGGATAATGGAGTGGAGCAAGACCCATGTATACAGCACCCTCCATATATGCTGGGGTGCACAGGCAGCACTCTACTACCACTATGGAATCAAAAAGTACCCGCTTCCCCAAAAACTATTCGGAGTCTTCCCTCATGAGGTGGAGTACAGGAATTCCATGCTCTTCAGGGGTTTTGACGACATTTTCATGGCTCCGCATTCACGCCATACAACGATCTGCAGGGAGGATGTCGAATCTGTGCCAGAACTGCAGATCCTTGCATCTTCGGAGGAGGCGGGGGTCTACGTCGTAAAGACAGAACAGGGGAAACAGATATTTATAACAGGGCATTCGGAATATGATGCAGGAACGCTTGAAAAGGAGTATCTGAGGGATAAAAACGCAGGACTGCCCATAGAGGTGCCTAAGAACTACTACCCTTGCGATGACGACACACGCAGGCCGGTCGTAAGCTGGAAGAGCAGCGCCAACCTTCTCTTTATGAACTGGCTCAACTACTTTGTA
This window contains:
- a CDS encoding RidA family protein; amino-acid sequence: MTSEERLKELGIELFTDIRPIGSYVPFVRAGNLVYVSGQGPSIKGKYIDYIGKVGDGISKEKAKEAARATAVNLISVLKNAVGDLDRIERIVSIHGFVNSTPDFTEQPYVIDGASELLVELFGEKGRHARCAVSAPSLPLGICVEIELIAEIR
- the metA gene encoding homoserine O-succinyltransferase, yielding MPIKIPDSLPATQTLLNENIFVMDELRAAKQDIRPLQVALLNLMPTKIETETQFARLLGNTPLQVELTLLQTATYEAKNTSREHLLSFYQTFDQVCGRKFDGLVITGAPVELLEFEDVEYWDELCRIMEWSKTHVYSTLHICWGAQAALYYHYGIKKYPLPQKLFGVFPHEVEYRNSMLFRGFDDIFMAPHSRHTTICREDVESVPELQILASSEEAGVYVVKTEQGKQIFITGHSEYDAGTLEKEYLRDKNAGLPIEVPKNYYPCDDDTRRPVVSWKSSANLLFMNWLNYFVYQTTPFELDAIGTERESEWLKQ